In Vespa velutina chromosome 1, iVesVel2.1, whole genome shotgun sequence, the following proteins share a genomic window:
- the LOC124957550 gene encoding uncharacterized protein LOC124957550, translated as MSEGNKLFAKPRVRFSQNINAKENSKDLSNKIDKILPKIIDIVPVKTPVKIISLKNKLDNLITTTTNNYSDDTMKKESVISCNSVRTLSQKENDHFLQDQSIHKTDDKESSINARNTVNIETNNTERTSVTCKRSSQEDVPGLPCSTFSSTKDNNDHCKILKPKNSTAINISKESTKNSLDKGKENKNLCKKKLPQLSKDKAIVKPLCSKTTSQMKKKTDITKVNMQKLNVAKHNAKSTNKPSASSTDKQIKKTPGISNKNSQKNLSIKSSTINVMPCYKYNKNLIKSKSSPIKKSVVRDIVVPNAKVYVEPVISKQKQIDLNPRRITKNTNARSNITSSEKLLYPEYNSIMYTVTKLDEVKKEKIVTDVEHLPTIYKDLVNGKISSALDFPMNEAIYKNLVDLSIDEKQFPNKIMRSRDPQPRQRDLVPKLSDFFVPESVDEYYTPMFVKSKNSDLIENWNAFRISDKICEWKDNMDN; from the exons ATGTCGGaaggtaataaattatttgcaaAACCTAGAGTGAGATTTAGTCAGAATATTAATGCTAAGGAAAATTCAAAAGATTTATCgaataagatagataaaattttaccTAAAATCATAGATATTGTACCTGTCAAGACACCTGTTAAAATTataagtttaaaaaataaattggataATCTAATTACAACAACAACTAATAATTATAGTGACGATACAATGAAGAAAGAATCAGTAATTTCATGCAACAGTGTACGTACATTgtctcaaaaagaaaatgatcattTCTTACAGGATCAATCAATTCATAAGACAGATGATAAAGAATCTTCAATTAATGCACGTAATACAGTAAATATAGAAACTAATAATACAGAACGGACATCTGTAACTTGTAAAAGATCTTCACAAGAGGATGTTCCTGGTTTACCTTGTTCAACATTTTCTTCAaccaaagataataatgatcattgtAAAATTCTTAAACCTAAAAACAGTACAGCGATAAACATATCTAAGGAATCTACAAAGAATAGTCTTGAcaagggaaaggaaaataagaatttatgtaagaaaaaattaccACAGTTAAGTAAAGATAAAGCAATAGTAAAACCATTGTGTTCAAAAACGACaagtcaaatgaaaaaaaaaacagatatcACTAAAGTCAATATGCAAAAGTTAAATGTTGCAAAACATAATGCAAAAAGTACAAATAAACCATCTGCTTCGAGTACTGATaagcaaattaaaaaaactcctggtatatctaataaaaattcacaAAAGAATTTAAGTATAAAATCTAGTACAATAAATGTTATGCCAtgttataagtataataaaaatttgataaaaagtaaaagttcCCCCATTAAAAAATCTGTAGTACGTGATATTGTAGTACCTAATGCAAAAGTTTATGTAGAACCAGTTATATCAAAGCaaaaacaaattgatttaaatcCACGTCGAATAACTAAAAATACAAATGCAAGATCAAATATTACTTCCAGCGAAAAACTATTATATCCAGAATATAATTCAATCATGTACACTGTTACCAAATTGGATGaagttaagaaagagaaaatagtaaCAGATGTTGAACATTTACCTAccatatataaagatttagTCAATGGAAAG atttcAAGTGCATTAGATTTTCCTATGAATGAagctatttataaaaatttagtaGATTTGTCTATAGACGAGAAACAATttccaaataaaataatgcgCAGTAGAGATCCACAACCAAGGCAAAGAGATCTTGTACCAAAATTATCAGATTTTTTTGTCCCAGAATCTGTTGACGAATATTATACTCCAATGTTTGTGAAATCAAAAAATTCTGACCTTATAGAAAATTGGAATGCATTTCGAATAAGTGATAAAATATGTGAGTGGAAGGATAACATGGATAATTAA
- the LOC124957753 gene encoding vacuolar protein sorting-associated protein 11 homolog: MAFFEWRRFNFFDLKKEVDSGKVAKALGDARVTAATSGNGHLVFGDNTGSVHLVNRTYDVNTFRAYEISLTLAQQVQHSTFLFTIGEDEPGCNPTIKVWNLAKPDKQGNPTCVRITRAIPSYKAFPATALCVHTSLSLMAVGFGDGSIMLYRGNLTRERKNKIKVLKDTNISITGLAIRSIGKQYHLFVATNNSVFLYNITLKDKEYKSTLDNMGCSKKCSVLAESMQDSHFMIGRNDAIYCYTTDGRGPCYAVQGQKIMLEWFRSYLVIVAKEAANVPRTTTTISAKPNTIEPIPPGVDKHMITVLDIQNKFIVFSAPMLSVQAILSEWGGFFILSGDNKLYHLDEKDLQSKLALLFKKNLYDVSIRIAKSQQYDAEGLVDIFRQYGDHLYSKSDHNGAIEQYIKTIGKLEPSYVIRKFLDSQHIDNLKTYLQALHKNGQATEDHTTLLLNCYTKLNHTDKLKEFIMTKDRGVDFDVEIAIKVCRQASPEDALLLAQKHNKHEWYLRIQIEDKREYKKALEYIETLEFEEAESNMKKYGNILIENVPNESTQFLKCLCTDYRPSNKPLVDQSTLDGNTDHHIDKANPEDFIYLFLNNSACLVEFLEHLIKSESKWSALVYNTLIEHYLHLWSTQDNYVTKVQYEQKILRLLQSSEVCYDKDQILILCHQHNFRRGLLFLYEENKLYQEILRFHLQEGDSEQVLATCKRFGHQDPNLWIQALWSVAKNKNVSAKLLADILSYIAQEKLLSPLMVIDAISTSLSCTLGDVRNYLNSVLRTENEQAQADADLAEKYRVDTSKLREQIEMIKNNTIIFQGARCSVCHHQLELPSVHFMCQHSYHQHCFQSFSENENECPACLPNNKKLLDIIRAQEQSRELHETFHSLLDRVEDPFSLVADYFGRGVFKKLMVITDADKSLSTTPIKAEEPKLIYGHNIEAKTKLIEKKNATTSVKPESRYSGQDGYSNISNLIGDERIRSFTKPDVYSSSLEVNISGTGSGISTPRGNSRKASPVPIREARILNNTTPKSSPIQKFFEPPKAPIVPINHFKTDDYDESKNPFSEDKDDDDKNPFKDDDDDDDNDYDKNLNPFGR; the protein is encoded by the exons ATGGCATTTTTCGAG TGGCGCcgatttaatttctttgatcTTAAGAAGGAAGTAGATTCTGGAAAAGTAGCTAAAGCACTTGGG GATGCACGAGTTACTGCAGCCACTAGTGGCAATGGTCACTTGGTATTTGGAGATAATACCGGTAGTGTACACTTAGTTAATAGGACTTATGATGTTAATACTTTTCGAGCATATGAAATCTCATTAACTTTAGCGCAACAAGTTCAGCATTCCACCTTCCTCTTCACTATTGGG GAGGATGAACCTGGCTGTAATCCTACTATAAAAGTCTGGAATTTGGCAAAGCCAGATAAACAAGGAAATCCAACTTGTGTTAGGATTACTAGAGCTATTCCTAGTTACAAAGCTTTCCCGGCGACTGCTTTATGTGTACATACTAGTCTTTCTTTAATGGCAGTTGGTTTTGGAGATGGTTCTATAATGTTATATAG AGGTAATctgacgagagaaagaaagaataagataaaagTTTTAAAGGATACCAACATTTCCATAACTGGTTTAGCCATAAGATCTATAGGCAAGCAGTATCATTTATTTGTTGCTACAAATAACAgtgtatttttgtataatataactttaaaAGATAAGGAATATAAATCTACTTTGGACAATATGGGTTGTTCAAAGAAATGCAGCGTTCTAGCTGAATCTATGCAAGATAGTCATTTCATGATTGGACGTAATGAT gCAATATACTGCTATACAACAGATGGCAGAGGGCCGTGTTATGCAGTCCAAGGTCAAAAAATAATGTTGGAATGGTTTAGAAGTTACCTAGTGATAGTTGCAAAAGAAGCAGCAAATGTTCCAAGAACAACAACGACCATATCAGCGAAACCAAA TACCATTGAACCAATACCTCCTGGTGTGGATAAACACATGATCACAGTTCTtgatattcaaaataaatttattgtcttTTCTGCACCCATGTTATCAGTACAAGCTATTCTATCAGAATGGGGTGGATTCTTTATTCTCAGCGGAGATAATAAACTTTATCATCTGGATGAAAAAGATTTGCAATCAAAATTGGCATTACTTTTCAAGAAGAATTTATATGATGTTTCTATAag gATAGCAAAAAGTCAGCAATATGATGCAGAAGGTCTTGTAGACATATTTCGACAGTATGGAGATCATTTGTATTCAAAGAGTGATCACAATGGTGCTATAgaacaatatattaaaactattGGAAAACTTGAACCATCTTATGTAATACGGAAATTCTTAGATTCTCAACATATAGATAACttaaaaacatatttacaAGCATTACATAAAAATGGCCAAGCAACAGAGGATCATACTACGTTGTTATTGAATTGCTATACAAAACTGAATCACACGGATAAATTGAAAGAGTTTATTATG acAAAAGATCGTGGGGTTGATTTTGATGTTGAAATTGCAATCAAAGTTTGTCGCCAAGCATCGCCTGAAGACGCTTTATTGCTCGCACAAAAGCATAATAAACATGAATGGTATTTACGAATTCAAATAGAAGACAAACGTGAATATAAAAAGGcattagaatatatagaaacgTTAGAGTTCGAAGAG GCAGaatcaaatatgaaaaaatatggaaatattCTTATAGAAAATGTCCCAAATGAATCTacacaatttttaaaatgtttatgtaCTGACTATAGACCTTCCAATAAGCCACTTGTAGATCAg agtacaTTAGATGGTAACACGGACCATCATATTGACAAAGCAAATCCAGAAGACTTCATATATTTGTTCTTAAATAATTCTGCTTGTTTAGTTGAATTCTTAGAACATTTGATCAAATCTGAAAGCAAGTGGAGTGCACttgtatataatactttaatagAACATTATTTACATCTTTGGTCAACTCAGGACAATTATGTAACAAAAGTGCaatatgaacaaaaaattcTGCGATTATTACAAAGTTCTGAAGTGTGTTATGACAAAGATCAAATTTTGATTTTGTGTCATCAGCATAATTTCCGTCGtggattattatttctttatgaggaaaataaattatatcaagaaATATTAAGATTCCATTTACAAGAAGGTGATAGTGAACAAGTATTGGCTACATGCAAAAGATTTGGCCACCAAGATCCAAACTTATGGATTCAAGCATTATGGAGTGTGGCTAAGAACAAGAATGTATCAGCTAAACTTTTGGcagatattttatcatatatag CACAAGAAAAGCTTTTATCACCCTTAATGGTAATTGATGCAATTTCTACGTCTTTATCTTGCACGCTTGGCgatgtaagaaattatttaaatagtgTTTTACGAACAGAAAATGAACAAGCACAAGCTGATGCTGACTTAGCTGAAAAATATCGTGTAGATACTTCAAAATTACGAgaacaaatagaaatgatcaaaaataatactataattttCCAAGGAGCACGCTGTAGTGTTTGTCATCATCAATTAGAATTACCATCTGTACACTTTATGTGTCAGCATTCATATCATCAGCA TTGCTTTCAGAGTTTttctgaaaatgaaaatgagtGTCCGGCTTGTTTgccaaataataaaaaattattggataTTATAAGAGCACAGGAACAATCAAGAGAGTTACATGAAACATTTCACAGTTTGTTAGATCGTGTAGAAGATCCATTTTCTTTGGTAGCTGATTACTTTGGTAGAGgtgttttcaaaaaattaatggTGATCACTGATGCAGATAAATCATTGTCTACTACACCGATTAAGGCTGAAGAGCCAAAGTTAATTTATGGACATAATATAGAAGCGAAGACTAaactaatagaaaaaaaaaatgctacTACATCAG TAAAACCAGAATCTCGTTACTCAGGTCAAGATGGTTATTCCAATATTTCTAATCTAATAGGAGATGAACGCATACGTTCATTTACAAAACCAGATGTCTATTCTTCTTCATTGGAGGTAAATATATCAGGTACAGGGAGTGGTATATCAACTCCACGGGGAAATTCGAGGAAAGCTTCACCCGTACCCATAAGAGAAGCACGTATATTGAATAATACGACACCAAAGTCATCTccaattcaaaaatttttcgaacCACCAAAAGCACCTATCGTACcaataaatcatttcaaaaCGGATGATTATGATGAATCGAAAAATCCATTTTCCGAAGATaaagatgacgatgacaaaAATCCTTTtaaggatgatgatgatgatgatgacaatgattacgataaaaatttaaatccatttggcagataa